In Lautropia mirabilis, one DNA window encodes the following:
- the ccoG gene encoding cytochrome c oxidase accessory protein CcoG → MFSSYSARVKIQPRSVRGRYDNLRIAAVIITQLVFYGLPWLQWNGRQAVLFDLDARKFHLFGAVLWPQDFVYLAGLLVFCALTLFFVTAVAGRVWCGYSCPQTVYTEIFMWIEAKLEGDRAKRRKLDAAPMSWYKFRVRGTKHLLWVLLSLFTGFTLIGYFAPIRDLPAQIIGMELGPWQWFWFLFYAFALWGNAGFLREQVCTYMCPYARFQGAMFDKDTMIITYDKERGDPRGSRSKKADPSALGLGSCIDCGLCVEVCPTGIDIRDGLQYQCISCAACVDVCNDVMDKMSYPRGLIRYTTENALANHLDTKATAKRVLRPRVLAYAALLLALAGFLVGSLATRNPLRVDVIRDRASLARFADNGDIENTYTLQLMNASERPLVLELSASGLPGLRIAGQNRIEVPAASNRLVPIALQLPADTDQRPGSHPIKIEVTPVNPPDQTDGPSASARHEDSIFMVPR, encoded by the coding sequence CTGTTCTCCAGCTACTCGGCGCGGGTCAAGATCCAGCCCCGCTCGGTGCGTGGTCGCTACGACAATCTCCGGATTGCCGCCGTGATCATCACCCAGCTGGTCTTCTACGGGCTGCCCTGGTTGCAGTGGAACGGCCGTCAGGCCGTCCTCTTCGACCTGGACGCCCGCAAGTTCCACCTCTTCGGGGCCGTGCTCTGGCCGCAGGACTTCGTCTATCTGGCGGGCCTGCTGGTCTTCTGTGCCCTCACCCTCTTCTTCGTCACGGCCGTGGCCGGGCGGGTCTGGTGCGGCTACTCCTGTCCGCAGACGGTCTACACCGAGATCTTCATGTGGATCGAGGCCAAGCTGGAAGGCGACCGCGCCAAGCGTCGCAAGCTTGATGCCGCCCCGATGTCCTGGTACAAGTTCCGCGTGCGCGGCACCAAGCACCTGCTGTGGGTGCTGCTGTCGCTCTTCACCGGCTTCACCCTCATCGGCTACTTCGCCCCCATCCGCGATCTGCCTGCCCAGATCATCGGCATGGAACTGGGTCCGTGGCAGTGGTTCTGGTTCCTCTTCTACGCCTTTGCCCTGTGGGGCAACGCCGGCTTCCTGCGCGAGCAGGTCTGTACCTACATGTGTCCTTACGCCCGTTTCCAGGGCGCGATGTTCGACAAGGACACGATGATCATCACCTACGACAAGGAACGGGGTGACCCGCGCGGCTCGCGCTCCAAGAAGGCCGACCCCAGCGCCCTGGGGCTGGGCAGCTGCATCGACTGCGGCCTGTGCGTCGAGGTCTGCCCCACCGGCATCGACATTCGCGACGGCCTGCAGTACCAGTGCATCAGCTGCGCCGCCTGTGTGGACGTGTGCAACGACGTCATGGACAAGATGTCCTATCCGCGTGGCCTCATCCGCTACACCACCGAGAACGCGCTCGCCAACCACCTCGACACCAAGGCCACTGCCAAGCGGGTGCTGCGCCCGCGCGTGCTTGCCTACGCGGCCCTGCTGCTGGCACTGGCCGGCTTCCTGGTCGGCTCGCTGGCCACCCGCAACCCGCTGCGTGTCGACGTGATCCGCGACCGTGCCTCGCTGGCGCGCTTTGCCGACAACGGTGATATCGAGAACACCTATACCCTGCAGCTGATGAACGCCAGCGAGCGCCCCCTGGTGCTGGAGCTGAGCGCAAGCGGCCTGCCCGGCCTGCGCATCGCCGGCCAGAACCGCATCGAGGTGCCTGCGGCCTCCAACCGCCTGGTGCCCATCGCCCTGCAGCTGCCGGCCGACACCGACCAGCGCCCCGGCTCGCATCCCATCAAGATCGAGGTCACCCCGGTGAACCCGCCGGATCAGACGGATGGCCCCAGCGCTTCGGCACGCCACGAAGACAGCATCTTCATGGTGCCCCGCTGA
- a CDS encoding cbb3-type cytochrome oxidase subunit 3, with translation MDFNVIRGVLTLVFLIFFLGVIVYAWSKKNKARFDEAAMLPLNEPNERKNG, from the coding sequence TTGGATTTCAACGTGATCCGGGGTGTCCTCACCCTGGTGTTCCTCATCTTCTTCCTGGGCGTCATCGTCTACGCCTGGTCCAAGAAAAACAAGGCCCGCTTCGATGAAGCGGCCATGCTTCCCCTGAACGAACCCAACGAGAGAAAAAATGGCTGA
- a CDS encoding FixH family protein, protein MSRTEQPTTLPSQPARPVKAFSQPLMWLVVGIPAATVVAGLFTLWIAIHGADTPVGSDYVKQGLSVTPDTRREDRARELGVAGTLAMHTTPGNMLLVELTLVPNGADIKPTRLRLLHPSDPNNDLAIHMLPAGDGHWHARQPITWAPGTRWHIALEGEDWRLPIAGLQTLESLRAQPFDANKSTAPVLQAPRTLPADFRPKQ, encoded by the coding sequence ATGAGCAGAACCGAACAGCCCACCACCCTGCCCTCGCAGCCTGCCCGGCCCGTCAAGGCCTTCTCGCAGCCGCTGATGTGGCTGGTGGTCGGCATCCCCGCTGCCACCGTGGTGGCCGGCCTCTTCACCCTCTGGATTGCCATTCACGGCGCCGATACCCCGGTGGGCAGCGACTACGTGAAGCAGGGACTCAGCGTGACACCCGACACCCGCCGCGAGGATCGCGCCCGTGAGCTGGGCGTGGCCGGCACACTGGCCATGCACACCACCCCGGGCAACATGCTGCTGGTTGAGCTGACCCTGGTCCCCAACGGAGCCGACATCAAGCCCACGCGCCTGCGTCTGCTGCACCCCTCCGATCCGAACAACGACCTCGCCATCCACATGCTGCCTGCCGGCGATGGCCACTGGCATGCCCGGCAACCCATCACCTGGGCCCCCGGCACCCGCTGGCATATTGCCCTGGAAGGTGAGGACTGGCGCCTGCCCATTGCCGGTCTTCAGACCCTTGAAAGCCTGCGTGCCCAGCCCTTCGACGCCAACAAGTCCACCGCTCCGGTCCTGCAGGCGCCGCGGACCCTGCCCGCAGATTTCCGGCCGAAGCAATGA
- the ccoO gene encoding cytochrome-c oxidase, cbb3-type subunit II: MKLSHEQIETNPWLMIVLIVLVVSVGGLVQIVPLFFQRSTTEPLPGMTPPSALQVAGRDIFVREGCYNCHSQMVRPFRAETLRYGPYSVAGESVWDHPFQWGSKRTGPDLARVGGRYSDDWHRAHLHNPRDVVPESNMPAYPWLEETPVDQSSIVRHMKALRSVGVPFSDESINGAVEELEGKTEQDALIAFLQGLGRVRPQNQ; the protein is encoded by the coding sequence ATGAAACTCTCACACGAACAAATTGAAACCAACCCCTGGCTGATGATCGTCCTGATCGTGCTGGTGGTGTCGGTCGGTGGCCTGGTTCAGATCGTGCCGCTCTTCTTCCAGCGTTCCACCACCGAGCCGCTGCCGGGCATGACCCCGCCCAGCGCGCTGCAGGTGGCCGGCCGCGACATCTTCGTCCGCGAAGGCTGCTACAACTGCCACTCGCAGATGGTCCGTCCGTTCCGCGCCGAAACGCTGCGCTACGGCCCCTACTCGGTGGCTGGCGAGTCCGTCTGGGATCACCCCTTCCAGTGGGGCAGCAAGCGCACCGGTCCGGACCTGGCCCGTGTTGGCGGCCGCTACAGCGACGACTGGCACCGTGCCCACCTGCACAACCCGCGTGACGTGGTGCCCGAGTCCAACATGCCCGCCTACCCCTGGCTGGAAGAGACCCCGGTCGACCAGAGCAGCATCGTCCGTCACATGAAGGCACTGCGCAGCGTCGGCGTGCCCTTCAGCGACGAGTCCATCAACGGTGCTGTCGAGGAGCTCGAGGGCAAGACCGAACAGGACGCCCTGATTGCCTTCCTGCAGGGTCTGGGCCGCGTCCGTCCGCAGAACCAGTAA
- a CDS encoding sulfite exporter TauE/SafE family protein → MNSAWPLVSAALLMGAGGSLHCVSMCAGLQRMTLRGIPVITVKGGAATSRTSEDAPHPSAAASAPNALKATAASAITPDNGSTAAPSSASLARRLALKLPDARWWRFQAGRVLGYSLLGLAAGAIGQQVLAAAYWQPIFESVWAGLNALLVLLGLSLLVLGREPLWLSALGSRLASRTPLAPGRRTEWLRGMLWALLPCGLLYTALGTAILAATPLGAAAVMAAFALGTNLGLFLVEAGARNLLGNRAPQVAYRLNGILLIMLSAAGLAAALAGHAHPYC, encoded by the coding sequence ATGAACAGCGCCTGGCCCCTGGTCTCGGCCGCCCTGCTGATGGGCGCAGGAGGCAGCCTGCACTGTGTCAGCATGTGTGCCGGCCTGCAGCGCATGACCCTGCGTGGCATCCCGGTCATCACCGTGAAGGGAGGCGCTGCCACGTCCCGGACGTCGGAAGACGCCCCCCACCCGAGTGCGGCCGCCAGCGCCCCGAACGCACTCAAGGCCACGGCGGCCTCCGCCATCACGCCGGACAACGGCAGCACCGCAGCCCCCAGCAGCGCTTCGCTGGCGCGACGCCTTGCCCTCAAGCTGCCCGACGCCCGCTGGTGGCGCTTTCAGGCAGGTCGCGTGCTGGGCTACAGCCTGCTCGGCCTGGCCGCCGGCGCCATCGGCCAGCAGGTCCTGGCCGCCGCCTACTGGCAGCCCATCTTCGAATCAGTCTGGGCCGGCCTGAACGCCCTGCTCGTCCTGCTGGGCCTGAGCCTGCTGGTGCTGGGGCGCGAGCCCCTGTGGCTGAGTGCGCTGGGTAGCCGCCTGGCATCACGCACGCCGCTGGCCCCGGGGCGTCGCACTGAGTGGCTGCGCGGCATGCTGTGGGCGCTGCTGCCCTGTGGGCTGCTGTACACCGCGCTGGGAACCGCCATTCTGGCCGCCACCCCGCTGGGCGCGGCCGCCGTGATGGCTGCCTTTGCGCTGGGCACCAACCTGGGCCTTTTCCTGGTGGAGGCAGGTGCGCGCAACCTGCTGGGCAACCGAGCCCCACAGGTGGCCTATCGGCTCAATGGCATCTTGCTGATCATGCTGTCAGCCGCCGGTCTGGCCGCTGCCCTGGCCGGGCACGCCCATCCGTACTGCTGA
- the ccoN gene encoding cytochrome-c oxidase, cbb3-type subunit I — MTTSPPIAWNDRVVRQFSIMTIVWGVVGMTLGVYIAAELAFPALNMGIPWLSFGRLRPLHTNAVIFAFGGCGLMATAYHTVQRTSQVPLFAPKLAAFSFWGWQAVIIGAIISLPLGYTQSKEYAELEWPIDLLIAAVWVAFAIVFFGTIVKRKVKHIYVANWFYGGFILAVALLHIVNNISIPAGFMKSYPVYGGVQDAMVQWWYGHNAVGFFLTAGFLGMMYYFVPKQIGRPIYSYRLSIVHFWALIFTYMWAGPHHLHYTALPDWTQSLGMVFSLILFAPSWGGMINGIMTLSGAWHRLREDPILRFLIVALSFYGMSTFEGPMMAIKTVNALSHYTDWTIGHVHSGALGWVGLITMGSLYYLIPRLWGRDRMYSTNLIELHFWLATIGIALYAIALWVAGVTQGLMWRALEPDGTLTYTFAESVKASFPYYVVRLIGGVLYLSGMIVMAYNVWRTVRGDTKASALPATVETSTPVTPAAPQLNTASQSH; from the coding sequence ATGACTACATCACCCCCCATCGCGTGGAACGACCGCGTCGTCCGCCAGTTTTCCATCATGACCATCGTCTGGGGCGTGGTGGGCATGACGCTGGGCGTCTACATCGCCGCCGAGCTTGCCTTCCCGGCGCTCAACATGGGCATTCCCTGGCTGAGCTTCGGCCGTCTGCGCCCGCTGCATACCAACGCGGTCATCTTCGCCTTCGGGGGCTGCGGCCTCATGGCCACCGCCTACCACACGGTGCAGCGCACCTCACAGGTGCCGCTGTTCGCGCCCAAGCTGGCCGCGTTCTCCTTCTGGGGCTGGCAGGCCGTCATCATCGGCGCCATCATCTCCCTGCCCCTGGGCTACACCCAGTCCAAGGAGTACGCCGAGCTGGAATGGCCCATTGACCTGCTGATCGCTGCCGTCTGGGTGGCCTTCGCCATCGTCTTCTTCGGCACCATCGTCAAGCGCAAGGTCAAGCACATCTACGTGGCCAACTGGTTCTACGGCGGCTTCATCCTGGCCGTGGCGCTGCTGCACATCGTCAACAACATCTCCATTCCGGCCGGCTTCATGAAGTCCTACCCGGTCTATGGCGGCGTGCAGGACGCCATGGTGCAATGGTGGTATGGCCACAATGCGGTGGGCTTCTTCCTCACCGCCGGCTTCCTGGGCATGATGTACTACTTCGTGCCCAAGCAGATCGGTCGCCCCATCTACTCGTACCGTCTGTCCATCGTCCACTTCTGGGCGCTGATCTTCACGTACATGTGGGCCGGTCCGCACCACCTGCACTACACCGCCCTGCCCGACTGGACCCAGTCGCTGGGCATGGTCTTCTCACTCATCCTGTTCGCACCGTCCTGGGGCGGCATGATCAACGGCATCATGACCCTGTCGGGCGCCTGGCACCGTCTGCGTGAAGATCCCATCCTGCGCTTCCTGATCGTGGCCCTGTCCTTCTACGGCATGTCCACCTTCGAAGGCCCGATGATGGCCATCAAGACCGTCAACGCGCTGTCGCACTACACGGACTGGACCATCGGTCACGTTCACTCCGGCGCGCTGGGCTGGGTCGGTCTCATCACCATGGGCAGCCTCTACTACCTGATCCCGCGCCTCTGGGGCCGTGATCGGATGTACAGCACCAACCTGATCGAGCTGCACTTCTGGCTGGCCACCATCGGCATCGCCCTGTATGCCATCGCCCTGTGGGTGGCCGGCGTCACCCAGGGTCTGATGTGGCGCGCCCTGGAGCCGGACGGCACGCTGACCTACACCTTCGCCGAGTCGGTCAAGGCCAGCTTCCCGTACTACGTGGTTCGTCTGATCGGTGGCGTGCTCTACCTCAGCGGCATGATCGTCATGGCCTACAACGTCTGGCGTACCGTGCGTGGCGACACCAAGGCCTCCGCGCTGCCCGCCACGGTCGAGACCAGCACCCCGGTCACCCCCGCTGCTCCCCAACTGAACACCGCCAGCCAGAGCCACTGA
- the ccoP gene encoding cytochrome-c oxidase, cbb3-type subunit III, which yields MADFVSDFWSYYVIVLTILSLLFCLFVLIANSRKPAPTPDNTTGHVWDGDIREANNPLPRWWMGLYLICTFFSIGYLIYYPGMGDFKGAGGWTSIGQYHEERAQVEATLGPIYAKFAGQSPDQLKTNPEALAIGQRLFLNNCAQCHGADARGSRHFPNLTDGDWLHGGDAETIVETITEGRHGIMPPQAAAFDSPADIENTAQYVLSLSGSATDPVKAQKGKKGFQVCAACHGPDGKGNQDVGAPNLTDRIWLHGGGLKGVMHAINNGFDSQMPAHKDLFTKEQIDVLAAYVMSLSNPKKN from the coding sequence ATGGCTGATTTCGTATCCGACTTCTGGTCATACTACGTCATCGTACTGACCATTCTCAGCCTGCTGTTCTGTCTGTTCGTTCTGATCGCAAACAGCCGGAAACCCGCCCCCACGCCGGACAACACCACCGGCCACGTCTGGGACGGCGATATCCGTGAGGCCAACAACCCCCTGCCCCGCTGGTGGATGGGCCTCTACCTGATCTGCACCTTCTTCTCCATCGGCTACCTGATCTACTACCCAGGCATGGGTGACTTCAAGGGTGCTGGTGGCTGGACCTCGATCGGCCAGTACCACGAAGAGCGCGCCCAGGTGGAAGCCACGCTCGGCCCCATCTACGCCAAGTTCGCCGGCCAGTCGCCCGACCAGCTGAAGACGAACCCCGAGGCACTTGCCATCGGCCAGCGGCTCTTCCTGAACAACTGTGCCCAGTGCCACGGTGCCGATGCCCGGGGCAGCCGCCACTTCCCCAACCTGACCGATGGTGACTGGCTGCACGGTGGTGATGCCGAGACGATCGTCGAGACCATCACGGAAGGCCGTCACGGCATCATGCCGCCGCAGGCAGCTGCCTTCGACAGCCCGGCTGACATCGAGAACACCGCGCAGTACGTGCTGTCGCTGTCCGGCTCGGCCACCGACCCCGTCAAGGCCCAGAAAGGCAAGAAAGGCTTCCAGGTCTGCGCTGCCTGCCATGGTCCCGACGGCAAGGGCAATCAGGACGTGGGTGCCCCCAACCTCACCGACCGCATCTGGCTGCACGGCGGCGGTCTGAAGGGTGTCATGCACGCCATCAACAATGGCTTTGACAGCCAGATGCCGGCTCACAAGGACCTGTTCACCAAGGAACAGATCGATGTGCTGGCTGCTTACGTGATGTCGTTGTCCAACCCGAAGAAGAACTGA